The genomic segment NNNNNNNNNNNNNNNNNNNNNNNNNNNNNNNNNNNNNNNNNNNNNNNNNNNNNNNNNNNNNNNNNNNNNNNNNNNNNNNNNNNNNNNNNNNNNNNNNNNNNNNNNNNNNNNNNNNNNNNNNNNNNNNNNNNNNNNNNNNNNNNNNNNNNNNNNNNNNNNNNNNNNNNNNNNNNNNNNNNNNNNNNNNNNNNNNNNNNNNNNNNNNNNNNNNNNNNNNNNNNNNNNNNNNNNNNNNNNNNNNNNNNNNNNNNNNNNNNNNNNNNNNNNNNNNNNNNNNNNNNNNNNNNNNNNNNNNNNNNNNNNNNNNNNNNNNNNNNNNNNNNNNNNNNNNNNNNNNNNNNNNNNNNNNNNNNNNNNNNNNNNNNNNNNNNNNNNNNNNNNNNNNNNNNNNNNNNNNNNNNNNNNNNNNNNNNNNNNNNNNNNNNNNNNNNNNNNNNNNNNNNNNNNNNNNNNNNNNNNNNNNNNNNNNNNNNNNNNNNNNNNNNNNNNNNNNNNNNNNNNNNNNNNNNNNNNNNNNNNNNNNNNNNNNNNNNNNNNNNNNNNNNNNNNNNNNNNNNNNNNNNNNNNNNNNNNNNNNNNNNNNNNNNNNNNNNNNNNNNNNNNNNNNNNNNNNNNNNNNNNNNNNNNNNNNNNNNNNNNNNNNNNNNNNNNNNNNNNNNNNNNNNNNNNNNNNNNNNNNNNNNNNNNNNNNNNNNNNNNNNNNNNNNNNNNNNNNNNNNNNNNNNNNNNNNNNNNNNNNNNNNNNNNNNNNNNNNNNNNNNNNNNNNNNNNNNNNNNNNNNNNNNNNNNNNNNNNNNNNNNNNNNNNNNNNNNNNNNNNNNNNNNNNNNNNNNNNNNNNNNNNNNNNNNNNNNNNNNNNNNNNNNNNNNNNNNNNNNNNNNNNNNNNNNNNNNNNNNNNNNNNNNNNNNNNNNNNNNNNNNNNNNNNNNNNNNNNNNNNNNNNNNNNNNNNNNNNNNNNNNNNNNNNNNNNNNNNNNNNNNNNNNNNNNNNNNNNNNNNNNNNNNNNNNNNNNNNNNNNNNNNNNNNNNNNNNNNNNNNNNNNNNNNNNNNNNNNNNNNNNNNNNNNNNNNNNNNNNNNNNNNNNNNNNNNNNNNNNNNNNNNNNNNNNNNNNNNNNNNNNNNNNNNNNNNNNNNNNNNNNNNNNNNNNNNNNNNNNNNNNNNNNNNNNNNNNNNNNNNNNNNNNNNNNNNNNNNNNNNNNNNNNNNNNNNNNNNNNNNNNNNNNNNNNNNNNNNNNNNNNNNNNNNNNNNNNNNNNNNNNNNNNNNNNNNNNNNNNNNNNNNNNNNNNNNNNNNNNNNNNNNNNNNNNNNNNNNNNNNNNNNNNNNNNNNNNNNNNNNNNNNNNNNNNNNNNNNNNNNNNNNNNNNNNNNNNNNNNNNNNNNNNNNNNNNNNNNNNNNNNNNNNNNNNNNNNNNNNNNNNNNNNNNNNNNNNNNNNNNNNNNNNNNNNNNNNNNNNNNNNNNNNNNNNNNNNNNNNNNNNNNNNNNNNNNNNNNNNNNNNNNNNNNNNNNNNNNNNNNNNNNNNNNNNNNNNNNNNNNNNNNNNNNNNNNNNNNNNNNNNNNNNNNNNNNNNNNNNNNNNNNNNNNNNNNNNNNNNNNNNNNNNNNNNNNNNNNNNNNNNNNNNNNNNNNNNNNNNNNNNNNNNNNNNNNNNNNNNNNNNNNNNNNNNNNNNNNNNNNNNNNNNNNNNNNNNNNNNNNNNNNNNNNNNNNNNNNNNNNNNNNNNNNNNNNNNNNNNNNNNNNNNNNNNNNNNNNNNNNNNNNNNNNNNNNNNNNNNNNNNNNNNNNNNNNNNNNNNNNNNNNNNNNNNNNNNNNNNNNNNNNNNNNNNNNNNNNNNNNNNNNNNNNNNNNNNNNNNNNNNNNNNNNNNNNNNNNNNNNNNNNNNNNNNNNNNNNNNNNNNNNNNNNNNNNNNNNNNNNNNNNNNNNNNNNNNNNNNNNNNNNNNNNNNNNNNNNNNNNNNNNNNNNNNNNNNNNNNNNNNNNNNNNNNNNNNNNNNNNNNNNNNNNNNNNNNNNNNNNNNNNNNNNNNNNNNNNNNNNNNNNNNNNNNNNNNNNNNNNNNNNNNNNNNNNNNNNNNNNNNNNNNNNNNNNNNNNNNNNNNNNNNNNNNNNNNNNNNNNNNNNNNNNNNNNNNNNNNNNNNNNNNNNNNNNNNNNNNNNNNNNNNNNNNNNNNNNNNNNNNNNNNNNNNNNNNNNNNNNNNNNNNNNNNNNNNNNNNNNNNNNNNNNNNNNNNNNNNNNNNNNNNNNNNNNNNNNNNNNNNNNNNNNNNNNNNNNNNNNNNNNNNNNNNNNNNNNNNNNNNNNNNNNNNNNNNNNNNNNNNNNNNNNNNNNNNNNNNNNNNNNNNNNNNNNNNNNNNNNNNNNNNNNNNNNNNNNNNNNNNNNNNNNNNNNNNNNNNNNNNNNNNNNNNNNNNNNNNNNNNNNNNNNNNNNNNNNNNNNNNNNNNNNNNNNNNNNNNNNNNNNNNNNNNNNNNNNNNNNNNNNNNNNNNNNNNNNNNNNNNNNNNNNNNNNNNNNNNNNNNNNNNNNNNNNNNNNNNNNNNNNNNNNNNNNNNNNNNNNNNNNNNNNNNNNNNNNNNNNNNNNNNNNNNNNNNNNNNNNNNNNNNNNNNNNNNNNNNNNNNNNNNNNNNNNNNNNNNNNNNNNNNNNNNNNNNNNNNNNNNNNNNNNNNNNNNNNNNNNNNNNNNNNNNNNNNNNNNNNNNNNNNNNNNNNNNNNNNNNNNNNNNNNNNNNNNNNNNNNNNNNNNNNNNNNNNNNNNNNNNNNNNNNNNNNNNNNNNNNNNNNNNNNNNNNNNNNNNNNNNNNNNNNNNNNNNNNNNNNNNNNNNNNNNNNNNNNNNNNNNNNNNNNNNNNNNNNNNNNNNNNNNNNNNNNNNNNNNNNNNNNNNNNNNNNNNNNNNNNNNNNNNNNNNNNNNNNNNNNNNNNNNNNNNNNNNNNNNNNNNNNNNNNNNNNNNNNNNNNNNNNNNNNNNNNNNNNNNNNNNNNNNNNNNNNNNNNNNNNNNNNNNNNNNNNNNNNNNNNNNNNNNNNNNNNNNNNNNNNNNNNNNNNNNNNNNNNNNNNNNNNNNNNNNNNNNNNNNNNNNNNNNNNNNNNNNNNNNNNNNNNNNNNNNNNNNNNNNNNNNNNNNNNNNNNNNNNNNNNNNNNNNNNNNNNNNNNNNNNNNNNNNNNNNNNNNNNNNNNNNNNNNNNNNNNNNNNNNNNNNNNNNNNNNNNNNNNNNNNNNNNNNNNNNNNNNNNNNNNNNNNNNNNNNNNNNNNNNNNNNNNNNNNNNNNNNNNNNNNNNNNNNNNNNNNNNNNNNNNNNNNNNNNNNNNNNNNNNNNNNNNNNNNNNNNNNNNNNNNNNNNNNNNNNNNNNNNNNNNNTGATGTGTTGTTTTATGTGCAGAATGGCATGGTTGCCCCAAGAGATTGTGTAGCTGGTATACAAGCTTTGCTTTTGACAGTCATGTCATATATCGTGAGGCATTTTCTTTCTAAGAGATATTCAGATTCTCAAAATGCTGATgggattgaagaagagaagaagtctTGCTTTCTCGATGCAGCTATTGGATTCTGTAAACTTCAACACCTTGATTCTACCATATCTACTAAACATCAAGTAAGACATGGTTTACTaccgttttttgttttctttcgatTTTTTGGTGATATGTGATGAATTTGGGGCTCTCAGTTTGACATACTTAGGCGTGTCTGTTTGGTGgacaaattaataatgttatctTACAATTATCAGCCATGATGATAAAAGCTACTTTGGTCTGCTGCTTTGTAACAATGGACTctctcaattttctttttaggttgAGTTGATCATAGGTCTCCATAATTTGCTTGCTGAATATGGGCTTTGCTGTGCTGGTATAAATTGTGCGGGGGAGGAAGGAGCTTTTCTTAGATTTGCGATTAAGCATTTATTGGCTGTGGACATGAAAGTCAAATCCAGTATTAACTCCCCAGATGGTCTTGATATGGCATTGCCTGACAAATTCTGcagaaatgaaataaaatcatttctCGCAGAGGTGCATGTTGAGAAAAACGGAAACAATAAAACAGATTCCAAGAATGATGGTTGTGAAGGACAAGTTgataaaagggaaaaagaacagtcagaagaagaaagcaaaccGATTCCGGAACACACTGAAGAAGttgctgaagaagaaaaagatgaacttGAGTTGTCGATCAACAACGCTTtagatcaatgttttttttgcctGTATGGTCTGAATCTTAGAGTTGATGGTTCCTACGAAGATGAGCTTGCTGTGCACAAAAACACTAGCCGGGGAGACTATCAGACAAAGGAACAATGTGTTGATGTCTTCCAGTACATACTACCCTATGCCAAGGCTTCATCTGTGAGTGATCTTTCCTTAACTTTTGTAGGTGCATTTTCATGTGTGTGATAAGTGCGTGCcaaagtttattttcttgtacTTGGTGCTAATTTTTTCTGTGAGTAGATGAAATCATATTGCAATCTACCAAAACATCTATTTACTTTCTGTAGCTAGGCTCACATGTCAACTGGTGTTTACCAAATAATGTATATAGATTTAAGCATGCATGGCACACACAAATTATAAGGTGTTGCAAGTTGTGTTCAGTACATGAGTTGTACCAATAGTAACTCATGCAGCTTATACTTgcaaaatatttagtttttgacAAATAAGTTATAAGAATGCATCCACATGATAATACAGAATGTGTTGCTAGCAGTATTCAATACACGTACTGTGTTTTTAAGATAGACTCTGGTAATCTTATAACTGTCCTTCCTGTTTCAGAGAACTGGTCTAATTAAACTCCGAAGAGTCTTGAGAGCAATAAAAAAGCATTTTTCACGACCACCAGATGATCTCCTAGTTGGCAATGTGATAGATAAATTTTTAGATGACCCTGATTTATGTGAAGACAAACTCTCAGACGAGGCTGGTTCTGAAGGATTCCTCGAAACCATAATTAAATGTATAATTCCCAGCAGAACTCTCAGTGAGTACAAGGTATCACTGCTTCACAGGTATAACCAAGCATATTTTTGTTATGAATTCCTCTTgccaaaaatcacatccatagTCTGAAATCGTTTTAGCTGATTTTTTGcataatcaataataatactGTTGAACAGAGGTAACCATGCAGGATGATCTGAATGTTTATGTATATTCTCTACCCTAAATATCTCTATGAATTTCACATGTCTGATTTTTGTGACAAGCAGACAATGATGAATAAGAATAAGTTTCCTAGaattttgttcttgttctcgTTGGAAAATGATGAACCACGAAAGAGAATTTCTGCCACTGCCCAAAAacaattatttgatttttagatatatatgtaatgttggAATACGTAAGAATGTTGTATTAACTTGCTTGCAGTTCCGACCCATATTTGGACGTCTACCGCAACTTGTATTATTTCCTAGCTCAGTCTGAGGAAGTTAGTGCTAGTGATAAGTGGCCCGGCTTTGTTCTCacgaaggaaggagaagagtttGTACAGCAAAATGCAAATCTATTCAAATATGATCTGCTTTACAATCCTCTGCGCTTTGAGAGTTGGGAAAAACTTGGCAATATATACGACGAGGCAAGTTCTTTCAGTCATTCTTGTTGTTACTGTCATTATATGTCAACTTCTAGAATATTTCGAATTTATACCTTTAAATAGCTAAGGAGTAGTGAAAAGGATTTACAGAGGGTGGCTTTGTGTCTATGGGTAATGGGTCTTTATTCATGTTTTGATAATTAATTGCGTATCCCATTTGGTTTCACTTAAATCAGGAAGTAGATTTGTTGCTAAATGATGGGAGCAAGCACATAAACGTTGTTGGATGGCGGAAGAATTCCGCTCTTTCACAAAGAGTTGagaaaagcagaagaagaagcagacgTTGCCTGCTTATGAGTTTGGCATTGGCAAGGTCACCAGATCAACAGGTTATATTTGCCACCTTCATCCATGCTTTATTACTAACCAGATGACAGAAAATAGATGTTgctgtttagttttttttggtcaaaccgattttttaattcaaacctTAGAAGGTAGCTGTTACAACTGAAAATAGATGTTGCTGTCTCGTATGTCCCCAATTACCATGCTTATAGGTAGTGCCACTTAAGGGAATATGATATCGACTTGAAAATCAACATTAAATATAACTGAAAGGGAAAACACTTAATTGACGATTAGTTTGATGATATTTCTAATAGGAGAGAATGATAATGTGATGTAGTATTCTCCATTTTTCAGCTGTGATTAGAACTAGTTGACCATAGATGTAAAGATTAGGTTGAAAGAGGTTATGAGCAAGCTTTTAGCCATACACAAGCTAGAGACGCTTTTGAACCTATCGGAGCCTACCTATTCTTTTCCCTAAATATTTTTACTCATATTtataatgttattattgctaACTTGAAGTCTTGAACTACCTACCAGATTTCTGGTGGAAGCTTTTAGTAAGTTTTAGTAAAATGTGAATTTTcgttaaaccaaaagaaatctTACTTTCTATAGAGAGAATAAGTTATAAGCTTGATGATATAATTTTGAGGATACAACATTGAGTAAAACGTGCAGGAATAACCAAGTACATCTTGTATTTTCATGGAGAATTGGGTTTTTGGAGAGTTGTCAGTTTTATTCATGTAGTATATTAGAACTACCTGTTGATGATGTTTATGTATTGATCCTCTATTGTAGTCCGAGATACATGAGCTTTTGGCGCTGGTATACTATGACAACCTTCAGAGTGTTGTGCCGTGTTATGATCAGCGGTCTGTGCTACCCTCCAAGGATGCGACGTGGACTAGATTTTGTGAGAACTCAATGAAGCATTTCAACAAAGCTTTTGCACATCGGTATAGTTTACTTGTCATTAAAACTGTGTTCACTTTGGTCGATTGCTTAAGAGgctgagaattttttttattaacccaTCCTGTACAGACAAGACTGGTCTCATGCATTCTACATGGGAAAACTCAGTGAGAAGCTTGGGCAGTCGTATGAAATTGCTTTATCCTATTATGAGCAAGCCATGAAATTGAATCCGTCAGCCGTTGATCCTGTGTATAGAATGCATGCTTCTCGTCTGAAGCTGCTAAATGCGTGTGGGAAACAGAACTTAGAAGCCTTAAAGGTTTGTAATTGACGCTCTATATTTTCAACTTGTAACTACAGCATCGCGGTTTCCACAGAAAAGTTATGTGTTAATTCAGTCTCAGTTTAAGAAGTCCACTATTagttcactttttttcttttgaggtcCTTAATAATTTCCTGTCAACCTTTCAGGTCCTCGCCTTGTACTGCTTTGATGAATCTATAAAGGATACTGCTATGACAATCATTGGTACAGCGACTTTTGGATCCTCCCGTACACTAGAAGAAGGTCGAGATGGAAACTTGGAAGCAAGTTATGCTAAAACTGGAGAAGGATCAATTCAGATGGAAGGGGTATGGCATATGCTTTACAACGACAGCCTTTCTGCACTGGGAATATGTGTAGAAGGAGATCTTAAACACTTTCATAAGGCGAGATACATGCTTGCCCAAGGGCTGTATAGAAGGGGTGGGAGCAGTGATCTGCAAAGAGCAAAAGAAGaactctctttttgtttcaaatcatCCAGGTCAAGTTTTACGATCAATATGTGGGAGATTGATGGCATGGTTAAAAAGGGAAGGTGCAGATACATTCTTACCTTGCCCTTAAAATTTTGACTTAATCTTTGCTCTATAAGAGGCTGTGTAACACTGATGATTAAAATCAGCTTCTGAGAAACAATATGATAAAATGGATGTCTAACTGTTTATGATTATGGGAATCTCATGTATaactttctctgtttctatttAGGCGGAAAACTCCAGGTTTGGCTGGTAACAAGAAGGCTCTTGAAGTTAATCTGCCAGAAAGCTCACGGAAATTCATTACTTGCATCCGTAAATACTTACTGTTCTATTTGAGACTATTGGAGGAAACTGGAGATGTCAACACACTAGAACGAGCATTTAATTCTCTTCGGTCAGATAAGAGGGTAAGGACGTGATCAATTTTATAAAAGACTTTGCTAGTAGTACCTTTAGTACCCCTTTTTAACACATGACATGAAATTTGATCATCATCAGGTTATCATAAGCTTAATATTGTTTGCTAAATGCTCTACAAATTTTGAATGCAGTTCTCTCTATGCATTGAAGACCTTGTACCAGTTGCAATAGGAAGATATGTAAATGCACTGGTTTCCTCGATGAGTAGGGTTGAGTCTGCAGAAGCAAAAATCAACCCTGATAGTAacttagagaaaatattttccctCTTTATTGAACAAGGAAGCATATGGCCAGACATATGCAATTTTCCTGAAACAAGAGGTCCAGAAACCTCAGAAAACAGCTTATACAGGTAATCAATTTTGCAtgaggcatatatatatatccctgcTTGGGCATTGGATTTTTGCGATCTGATATTGATTTTCCCTTTTGCAGATATTTACATCAATACATCGTATCTCTTGAACTAGACAACAAGGTTGAGACCTTGGAAACCATAAATGAAAAGATTCGAAAGCGTTTCAAGAATCCAAAGTTGTCTAATAGTTTTTCGGCTAAAGTTGGAAGACATGCTTCTCTTGCTTGGTGCCGAGCTCTGATAATAAGCTTGGCATTGATTACCCCCTTGCAGCAAGTATCCTCAGCGGAATGTCAAGCAATAACTCCACCATTTGGTATACTGAAAAACAAACGGGTGCTTTGTGTTGATCTTCAGTCAGAATTCTGGAGTTCTTCATTCGAGGATCCCTCAGAATCCCAAATGCTTGAGGCAAAATGGCGCCCTGTTCTGTACAAGATCAAGAATGTACTGATTACCAATAAAGTTGTGGAGGAGAATCTGGAGATCGCTAACTCCCTACTTAAAAGTTGCTACAATTTCTTCCGAGAAACTGCTTCAGTGACACTCCCTTCTGATATCAACCTCTATTTCGCACTGCCTCAACTATCAACAGCTGGAGAACTTCTTCCAGGCAGTGAAGGAGTTGAAGTCATTGATGTAAGCATCCCAAGGAAGCTTCTTTTGTGGGCTTACACGCTTTTTCATGGACATTGCGGTAGCATCTCTCAGGTCGTGAAATATATGGAAGAAAATACCAAGGTATCCAGTCTGCTCATTATTTTAGTCtttagtcttctttttttttgatataaaagtCTTTAGTCTTTTAACTTGCAAAACCTACTCACCTAGGTTACGGTTTCTAGACTACAACAGTCATATTCATTTgcatacttgttttttttagacTTTTTGCTAGATATTGAAGTTTGGTAAGAGTCATTTATTTAGAAACTGTTTGTGATATCGCAGCCAAAAATGAAGAGAGGAGCCTCAACTTCATCAGTGGTTCCTTCGGTTCAATCAGGTTAGTTACTCGACATGTTTTGAAATGTAAATCCAATTTGAATCACGAAAACCTTGATAGAAAAATTCTTGTGATTCACTGGACTTCCACTGTATAATGCTCTCAAGAGACAGGGCCATGTTCCTGCATGATGAACACTCCTTAGATCGCTCTAAGCATGGGGACTCGTTTAGATAGCtgaaattgatttaaattatatgtttgtatCCTGCGGTTGAttgccagagagagagagagtgctTTTACTTTGTCTCTTACCCCAAAGATCTTAAACCAACCCCATGAAACTGAAGTCATATTTTCTAATGGATAGGTGGAAGCAATGAACTCGACGCTGCTCCTAAGCCTGTGCAGGTGATAGTACCCGACACTGCTCCTAAGCCTGTGCAGGTGATAGTACCCGATTCGTTGGGTGGGGATAGTTCTGTCTCTACACCTGCACCATTGTAACAGAGCTTTTctaatttcttcttttcatattGTTGTAACATGATTTCAGCTAaggggagaaaaagaaaatagagtaAATTGTCATATAGCGTTTCTCAGTTGGGTGTATATTAATGTATTGTTAGATGATGTAATTTAATTATAGCAAGAATGGTCAATCTATTGCAATTTTGATAACTGTATCCACCAATCCGTtacttttattttgggtttgtaCATTACAGATAATATGATTaactatatgaaacaaaaacatatacaagtGGCAACAATTTACAAAACCTGCAACATGTATTAATTATACAGATGTGTATGAATAAATATTacatatgttgtgttttgtatAATGAAGGTATCGTTGTTGAGATTGTAGTCAATGTTTGGGGATCCAACAACCATGTAAACCATAAGGTAGACCATAAGGAAACGTGGCTCTTGCTATTTCTTCAAAGGAGCTTCCATCGAGCAAGATTGCAAAACTTCCTCCATTTCCTTCACTTACTAACGATATCACCACTCCTTCACAAAccgaaacaaaaatattaaaactcaTATGGAAGAAAGCCTAATAAATCTGTGTTTTAAACTAACCATCATCCTCATGAATTGCACCGGGTCGAGGCACAAAGAATGGTTCAGATGGTATCATTCCGTGTTCATGCCAGTTCTTCACTTTTTTCTCCACAATATCAACCTGTCTCGTACAATTAATTATAACAACATTAACTTTTTACTATATACAATTAATAAGTATTCATTCAAGGTAAAGGACCTTTTCAAGTTAGGATTCACAAATTTTTGGTATGTACGTAACCATAGGATAAATAAACTTTGTGTGTACAACTTACCTTAGAGAGAGCATTGGGGAAATTACAAGGTCGTTGAGCACCGCATGCATAAACGTAACGGTATTTTTGACCCAAATGCAAAGGATTAATGCTGCACATATCCATTGCTCTCCCATGCTTCTCTGCCTCCACGGCGGTCTCTAGTCTCCCGTATTTGCTCCCGTCCAACGGTATCCTAAATCTCCCGATCCTAGCATAAGATTTACATTATATGTAATCAAGATTGAAAATATTATGTAGGTTAGGTAATTATAAAcccttaaataatataatattaccTAGCATCGGGTAAAACGTCCTGACCATGGGAGGAACGTAAGGTATGGAGACGGAGCATATCGAGTATCCGAGTATCTGCGTTATGTTCGCAACAATCTGCAATGATGACGGTAGCACcattctcatcttcatcttcgtacGCGTTTATGAAGTGAAACGTAACGTACGCTGGAACCTCCACACTCGCCAccttaaccatatatatatataaacgtttATGTTTTAcgtaatgcatatatatataaaaatgcaaattttcCATAATATATGATCTAATCTACTATCTATAAAGActatataaccaataaaatcccttaaaataaatgaattacATTATCGACTCTTACGACTTCTCCGGTGAGTTTGGACATGACATGAAGGAAAGCTCCGTCTTGGGGACACCACTCGAACTTGTAAAGTGGCGTCGGCTCAGCTCTAAGTAGATTCTTCACCGAGTACCTCAGGGGCATTTCCGGTACCACAACATAATTTTCCGTCACCGCAAACGAATGAACCCACCCGGGTCCCCACGACCCGCTCCGACACTTGACCCGCCCCACAACCTCTCTTCTATTCGAACCGGCCTCCATCCTCACGACCCGATAACCCGGTTTAACCAAATCCGGTATCAACGTCCACATCTCCGTCTCCGTCACGATCGGATGCGCTGACTGGATCATATGATCGGACAATCCGTCGTCGTATTCGAATTTACCGATCGTTTCTAGCGTCTCATGGTCGACCAGAATCGATCCTTTTTGAGTCTCAGTGAGACACATGACCCGCCCGTCACCGAGTCGGATCACCCCGGTGTTGGCGTTATCCGTTAAAGACTCACCGGAGAAAAGCCTCAAGATTTCTCCGATCCCGGAGAAAGGGTTCTTGAAGCTGTTTCTGATAGCCGGTTTAGGAGTCTCGGAGAACTCACGGTAACAAAGCCGATTGTGTTTCTTGGCGGCTTTGTAGGCGTCG from the Camelina sativa cultivar DH55 chromosome 12, Cs, whole genome shotgun sequence genome contains:
- the LOC104729985 gene encoding uncharacterized protein LOC104729985; amino-acid sequence: MVAPRDCVAGIQALLLTVMSYIVRHFLSKRYSDSQNADGIEEEKKSCFLDAAIGFCKLQHLDSTISTKHQVELIIGLHNLLAEYGLCCAGINCAGEEGAFLRFAIKHLLAVDMKVKSSINSPDGLDMALPDKFCRNEIKSFLAEVHVEKNGNNKTDSKNDGCEGQVDKREKEQSEEESKPIPEHTEEVAEEEKDELELSINNALDQCFFCLYGLNLRVDGSYEDELAVHKNTSRGDYQTKEQCVDVFQYILPYAKASSRTGLIKLRRVLRAIKKHFSRPPDDLLVGNVIDKFLDDPDLCEDKLSDEAGSEGFLETIIKCIIPSRTLSEYKVSLLHSSDPYLDVYRNLYYFLAQSEEVSASDKWPGFVLTKEGEEFVQQNANLFKYDLLYNPLRFESWEKLGNIYDEEVDLLLNDGSKHINVVGWRKNSALSQRVEKSRRRSRRCLLMSLALARSPDQQSEIHELLALVYYDNLQSVVPCYDQRSVLPSKDATWTRFCENSMKHFNKAFAHRQDWSHAFYMGKLSEKLGQSYEIALSYYEQAMKLNPSAVDPVYRMHASRLKLLNACGKQNLEALKVLALYCFDESIKDTAMTIIGTATFGSSRTLEEGRDGNLEASYAKTGEGSIQMEGVWHMLYNDSLSALGICVEGDLKHFHKARYMLAQGLYRRGGSSDLQRAKEELSFCFKSSRSSFTINMWEIDGMVKKGRRKTPGLAGNKKALEVNLPESSRKFITCIRKYLLFYLRLLEETGDVNTLERAFNSLRSDKRFSLCIEDLVPVAIGRYVNALVSSMSRVESAEAKINPDSNLEKIFSLFIEQGSIWPDICNFPETRGPETSENSLYRYLHQYIVSLELDNKVETLETINEKIRKRFKNPKLSNSFSAKVGRHASLAWCRALIISLALITPLQQVSSAECQAITPPFGILKNKRVLCVDLQSEFWSSSFEDPSESQMLEAKWRPVLYKIKNVLITNKVVEENLEIANSLLKSCYNFFRETASVTLPSDINLYFALPQLSTAGELLPGSEGVEVIDVSIPRKLLLWAYTLFHGHCGSISQVVKYMEENTKPKMKRGASTSSVVPSVQSGGSNELDAAPKPVQVIVPDTAPKPVQVIVPDSLGGDSSVSTPAPL
- the LOC104729987 gene encoding carotenoid cleavage dioxygenase 8, chloroplastic-like isoform X2, translated to MASLFTTKAMMSHHHVLSSTRLTTLYSDNSINDQQIKTKSQASHRLFARRISGAARAVINSPMPPPVPEIEKLEGERRCHVAWTSVQQEKWEGELTLQGKIPTWLNGTYLRNGPGLWNIGDHDFRHLFDGYSTLVKLQFDGGRVFAGHRLLESDAYKAAKKHNRLCYREFSETPKPAIRNSFKNPFSGIGEILRLFSGESLTDNANTGVIRLGDGRVMCLTETQKGSILVDHETLETIGKFEYDDGLSDHMIQSAHPIVTETEMWTLIPDLVKPGYRVVRMEAGSNRREVVGRVKCRSGSWGPGWVHSFAVTENYVVVPEMPLRYSVKNLLRAEPTPLYKFEWCPQDGAFLHVMSKLTGEVVASVEVPAYVTFHFINAYEDEDENGATVIIADCCEHNADTRILDMLRLHTLRSSHGQDVLPDARIGRFRIPLDGSKYGRLETAVEAEKHGRAMDMCSINPLHLGQKYRYVYACGAQRPCNFPNALSKVDIVEKKVKNWHEHGMIPSEPFFVPRPGAIHEDDGVVISLVSEGNGGSFAILLDGSSFEEIARATFPYGLPYGLHGCWIPKH
- the LOC104729987 gene encoding carotenoid cleavage dioxygenase 8, chloroplastic-like isoform X1 — encoded protein: MASLFTTKAMMSHHHVLSSTRLTTLYSDNSINDQQIKTKSQASHRLFARRISGAARAVINSPMPPPVPEIEKLEGERRCHVAWTSVQQEKWEGELTLQGKIPTWLNGTYLRNGPGLWNIGDHDFRHLFDGYSTLVKLQFDGGRVFAGHRLLESDAYKAAKKHNRLCYREFSETPKPAIRNSFKNPFSGIGEILRLFSGESLTDNANTGVIRLGDGRVMCLTETQKGSILVDHETLETIGKFEYDDGLSDHMIQSAHPIVTETEMWTLIPDLVKPGYRVVRMEAGSNRREVVGRVKCRSGSWGPGWVHSFAVTENYVVVPEMPLRYSVKNLLRAEPTPLYKFEWCPQDGAFLHVMSKLTGEVVRVDNVASVEVPAYVTFHFINAYEDEDENGATVIIADCCEHNADTRILDMLRLHTLRSSHGQDVLPDARIGRFRIPLDGSKYGRLETAVEAEKHGRAMDMCSINPLHLGQKYRYVYACGAQRPCNFPNALSKVDIVEKKVKNWHEHGMIPSEPFFVPRPGAIHEDDGVVISLVSEGNGGSFAILLDGSSFEEIARATFPYGLPYGLHGCWIPKH